DNA from Aquaspirillum sp. LM1:
GTTCATCATTCTTGACGCCACCCAGACAGACAGGTGTCGCTCAGGGATTCAGGAAGTCATCGGGCCGGCATCAGCCCGAAACCCAGTGCTGATCTTGGCGGGTTTATCATTTGCTTAAATGTCTTGCGGGCCCAAGCAAAAATAAATACTAAGTATTTTTACGTAGTTAATGCATGTGCCAGGGGAGAAACTTGGCGGTTTCTCCGTATTTCTACTGAGTAAAATCACGTGATGATGAATTTATCCTGCAGGGCGAATGATATACCAGTTTAAGCCTGTTCTTGGCTATGATCGAACGCAAACCTTGAGCGACTCAGTATTCTCACTGATAAAACCTGTGCAGTTAAGCTGGCCATGAGCCAAGCCGCAGTCACGGTGTTTTATGAGGAGTGGATGCTGCCGGACATCTTCTCCCGCCTTGAAGAGGCGGTCACAAAAGTGCATCAGGCAGGGGTGCAGACGACGTGTCGCCAAGTGCGTGATCCGGCTAGTGTTTGCCACACCCACTGGGGGGCGAGGCTTGCCGTGCGTGGGTGTGTGTGATGACATTTATCCGGGGGCAGGATAGTTGTCAGTCACGTTGAAACACAAGGGTTCATACGAGCAAGTTTATGCTGGACATTTCAGTTTAATTTCTTTTAGAACATAGTCTTACCTTGCCACGGTGAACCACCCGCCGCATCTCACCGCGTCATTAGCACCCCGCCCGCCGCACCACACCCCGTCATTCCCGCGCAGGCGGGAATCCAGGGGCATCCACAGCGTGCAGCGGGTTTTGCGCTCTCACGACAGTCCCGCCCCACGCCCACGGCGCACGCGGTGGCACGGTCTGGGTTCCCGCCTGCGCGGGAACGACAAGTGAGTGAAAATCATGCCAGAAGAGGGCTAGCCCCCGATGGGTGCTCTGGTTTAATTTTTTTTGAAACAAAGCCTTACCTAGCCACAGCGAACCACCCGCCGCATCTCACCGCGTCATTCCCGCGCAGGCGGGAATCCAGGGGGGTCCACAACGCGCAGCGGGTGTGTGCGCTCACGACCGTCCCGCCCCACGCCCACGGCGCACGCGGTGGCACGGTCTGGGTTCCCGCCTGCGCGGGAACGACAAGTGAGTGAAATTCATGCCAGAAAAGGGCTAGCCCCCGATGGGTGCTCTGGTTTAATTTATTTTAAAACAAAGCTTTACCCAGCAACAGCGAACCACCCGCCGCATCTCACCGCGTCATTAGCACCCCACCCGCCGCACCCCACCCCGTCATTCCGCGCAGGCGGGAATCCAGGGGCATCCACAGCGTGCAGCGGGTTTGCGCGCTCACGACCGTCCCGCCCCACGCCCACGGCGCACGATGTGGCACGGCCTGGGTTCCCGCTTGCGCGGGAACGACAAGTCGGGTGAGATTCATGCCGAAAGTGATCGATTCGCCGTCCCGTTGAAATACCCGCGTGCAGGCGCGCGCGCTGACCTTGGGATCTGTGCCAATGATCGGTTTTATCATGGTGTGACTGGCGGCTAGGCCGTCACATCGCCTTCCAGATAACACCAGCGGCCAGCTTCACGCACAAAGCGGCTGGTTTCTGCCAGGCGCAAGGCCCGGCCATTCACCTTGTAGCGGGCCACAAAGCTGACTGTGCCATGGCTGTCGCCAGGCTGGCCAGCCTGCTGGTCAAGCACGCTCAGCCCCAGCCATTTTACCGGCAGTTCATCCGCCAGATTCAGCGCGGCAGGGCGGGTGTCGGGGTGCCAGCTGGCCAACAGATACGCTTCATCGCCCAGCACATAGGCACTGTAGCGCGAACGCATCAGGGCCACTGCCGTGTCTGGCCATTGCTCGCCACCATGGTAGCGGCCACAGCAGGCCGCCAGCGACTGGCCTGAGCCACAGGGGCAGGGTGGGGTGTTACAGGGGCGGGCGCTCATAGATTTTCAGCAGCATATTGGTGAACACTGGCGGTTTCAGCGGTTTGGGCTCCAGCACGGCATAGCCCTTGCGCACTGCTTCCAGTTTGGCCATCAGCGTATTGCGCAGTTTGTCCTGGGTGATTTTCTTGTACTGCACCTGACGGCTCAGTTCGCGGTAAGTGCGGAACACTTCGTCATCCACCGGATGCGGACCCACCATGGCCAGCCGGCGGGCATTCAGCTGGTCGGCGGCTTCCAGCCGGGTCAGCGCGCCTGTTGACACCAGATTGCCCAATCGCTTGGCTTCTTGCAGCAGGTTATCTTCCATCACCGAAAAGTTTGGCGCAGGCGGAGGCGTCACCGGTTGGGCAGGAGGCGGGGCGCTGGCGCAGCCGGCCAGCAAGGCAAGTGCAGAACAGCTGGCAAGGAGCAGGTGTTTCATCATGAGTCCTCTTTGAGAAACCAGGGCAAACGGATGCGCCGGGCATGGCCCCGGCCCGCTGTCGCACC
Protein-coding regions in this window:
- a CDS encoding YchJ family protein, encoding MSARPCNTPPCPCGSGQSLAACCGRYHGGEQWPDTAVALMRSRYSAYVLGDEAYLLASWHPDTRPAALNLADELPVKWLGLSVLDQQAGQPGDSHGTVSFVARYKVNGRALRLAETSRFVREAGRWCYLEGDVTA